A segment of the Streptomyces sp. NBC_01235 genome:
GACGACGACGACTCCGAGGAAGATCAGCAGCGCCAGTGGCAGCCCCTCGAACCGGCCCAGGACGTAGACGGCGGTGAACGCGGTCACCGCCAGCAGGCCCGTCCGCGCCCAGATCTCGCCGACGGGCCGGCACGGCATCCCGGCGGCGCCGCGGCGCCGGCGGTCACGGTAGGAGACGAGGAGGTACACGGCCGTGGCGAGTGCCGCCAGGCCGTAGGTGACGACGGGGGCGCCGAAGTACCGGCTGGTCAGCGTGGCGACCAGGCCGTCCTCGCTGAAGTTGATGGAGGTCTCCGTCCCCAGCAGGATCAGCATCAGGCCGTTCCAGGCCAGCAGGCCCGCCAGGGTGACGACGAACGCGGGCACGCCGACCTTGGCGATCGTGAACCCGTGGAGGGCACCGGCGGCCGTACCGCAGATCACCGCGATGACCACGGCGAGCCACTCCGACATCCCGAGGTTCACGTTCAGCGCCGCGAACATGGCACCCGCCAGACCCGCGAGCGAGCCCACCGAGAGGTCGATCTCGCCGATCAGCAGCACGAAGACGATGCCGACGGCGATCATGCCGGTCCCGACGATGTCCACGCTGAGGACCGACAGGTTGCGCGGCGAGAGGAAGTTGTCGTTGAGACCCTGGAAGACCATCCAGGTCACGCCGAGACCGAGCAGGGCCGGGACAGGGCCGAGGGCGCCTTCGGGCAGCCTGCGGCGAATGGCTCCGGCGTACGCCCCGAGACCCCCGGTGTGCCACCCGCGTCCGTCGCGGCCCCGGCGTCCGTCCCCGCGCCGGTCGGCGGTGGGCGCGGCATCCGACTCGGCGGCGCGCGCCCGGGCCCGCCTCCCCCTCATGGCCATGCTTCCTCCGGGCGTGTCGGGCGGTGGGAGGCGGCGTTGTCCGCCGCTCCGGTGATGGAGGCGATGATCTGTTCCTGCGAGGTGGTGTTCACGTCGAACAGACCGTTGTTGCGGCCGAGGCGCAGGACGGCGACCCGGTCGGCGACGGCCTTGATGTCACCCATGTTGTGGCTGATGAGGAGCACCCCGAGGCCCTGGTCGCGCAGCTCCTCGATGAGGTCGAGGAGCTGACCGGTCTGCTCGACGCCGAGGGAGGCGGTGGGCTCGTCGAGCAGGAGCAGCCTGGGCGCGCCGAGGAACAGGCGGGTGATCGCGACGACCTGCCGCTGGCCGCCGGACAGCGTGGCGAGCGGCACCCGTACGTCGGGTATACGGATGGACAGGGTGTGCAGCAGCTCGCGGGTGCGGCGCTCCATCTCCACCTCGTCGAGGATGCCGAGCCGGTGGATCTCCCGGCCGAGGAAGAGGTTGCCGACGACGTCGAGGTTTCCGCACATCGCGAGGTCCTGGTAGACGGTCGCGATGCCCAGCACCTGGGCGTCCTGGGGGCGCTTGATCTGGACGGCGCCGCCCTGCCACTCGATGACACCCTTGTCGGCGGGACCGACCCCCGAGATCACCTTGACCAGGGTGGACTTGCCGGCGGCGTTGTCACCCACGAGAGCGACCACCTCCCCGGCCCGGATCTCCAGCTCGACGTCCACCAGCGCCTGGACGGCGGCGAATCGCTTGGAGACGCCGCGCAACGCCAGCAGGGGCTGACCCGGCACGGGGCCACCTCCTTCCGCCTTCGGGGAAAGCTCGTCGGGAAGCTTGTCGGGAAGCTCATCGGGTGAGTCTCATCAGGTCAGTCCGGCCTTGTCGCAGGCGGACCGGAGCTGCGGGGGGCAGATCTGGGCGATGGTGTACATACCGTCCTTCACCAGAGTGTCCTTGATGTTGCCGACGGTCACGGAGACCGACGGGAGCAGGACCGCCGGAATGTCCTTGGTGGTGGCGTTGTCGACGGTGCCGGTGGCGATGGACTCGACCGACTTGCCGCGCCCCAGGGCGATGGCCATCTCGACGGCGGCGTCGGCGGCCGGCTTGTACGGCTTGTAGACGGTCATGTACTGGTCGCCCCTGACGATGCGCCGCACGGCCGCGAGGTCGGCGTCCTGGCCGGTGATCGGGGGCAGCGGCCTGACCTCGGTGGCGTTGAGGGCGGAGACCGCGGCGCCGGCGAGGCTGTCGTTGGCGGCCAGGACGCCGTCGATGTTGCCCGCGCCCAGGGCGGCGACGGCGCCCTTCATGTTCACGAAGGCGTTCTCCGGCCGCCAGCCGACGGTGTCGTACGACTTGCCGATCTTCACCTTGCCCTTGAGGACGGAGAGCGCTCCCCGCTTGAACCAGTCGGCGTTGGGGTCGGTCGTGGCGCCGTTCATCATGACGATCTGGCCGCCGCGCGCCTTCGCGCCCATGGCCTTCAGCAGCCCCTCTCCCTGAAGCCTGCCGACCTTCGCCCCGTCGAAGGTGACGTACCCGGCGATCGGGCCCTGCGCGAGCCGGTCGTACGCGACCACCGGGATACCGGCCCGGTGCGCGGCCTCGACCGACGGGCGCAGCAGCTCGGGGTCGACGGCGGCGATGATCAGGACGTCCACACCCCTGGTGATCATGGATTCGAGCTGCTGCCGCTGGACGGCCGGGTCGGGCGTGGCGGCGAAGGCCGCCGGGCAGTGCGGGCACAGCTCCTTCAGCTTTCGCTCGATCAGGGGCCGGTCGAACTGTCCGAAGCGAGAGGCCCCGCCGCCCGGGAGCAGCAGGCCGACGGTGAGGCTGTCGTCGCCGCCCGCCCCGCCCCCGCCGCAGGCGCCGGTCAGCGCGAGACCGGCGGCGACCGAGGCGGCCACGGCGGCACGGGTGAGGGACCTGCCCATCAGAGCCTGAAGGCTGACACGGAGATCCATTTCTTCGATTCCTTAGAAATTTCGCCCGATTTTATCCCGTATTGGGCGTCTACCGCCAAGCGTAGCCAAGCTGTCGGCGTGCTCCCCGTTGCGCGGCGCGGGAGGAGCGTTCATTATCAGGAATCCTGTTACTTCAAAGTTGTAGCGATAGGTAGGTCGGACCATGTCCTTCAGTCCCGGAATCCAGGCCAGAGGAATCCAGCTGCTGCTCAGCGGCATGATGACCCGCGTCCACGAGGACCTGCGCTTCGCCGACATCCCGAAGCGCACCGAGTCCCTCCGGGTGGAGACCGGTGCCGGCCCGGTGACCTGCACCGTCTACCGCCCGCCGGCGACCACCGACACCCCCACCGCCCCCGCCCCCGTGTACGTCAACTTCCACGGCGGCGGCTTCATCGTCGGCCGCCCCGAGCAGGACGACCACATCTGCCGCTACATCGCCGCCGAGGCGGGCTGCGTCGTGATCAACGTGGACTACGCCGTCGCCCCGCAGCGGCCCTTCCCCGCCGCCGTCACCCAGGCGTACGACGTCGTCGAGTGGGTCGCCGAGAACGGCCCCGCCCACGACTGGGACGGCTCGCGCCTCGCCGTGGGCGGGCACAGTGCCGGAGCCAACCTCACCGCCGCGGTCTGTCGCACGGCCCGGGACCGCGGCACCTTCTCGCCCCGGCTCCAGATCATCGACTCCGCGCCGCTCGACCAGCTCGCCGACCCGTCCACCAAGCTCTCCCCGATCGCCAAGCCGCTGCTCGCCCCTCACCTCATACGGGTCTTCACCGCCGCCTATGTCCCGGACCCCGCCGACCGCGCCCACCCCCTCGTCTCGCCCGGGCTGGCCGACGACCTCGCCGGTCTGCCGCCCGCCCTGGTCATCACCGCGGAGCACGACCGCCTGCGCGACGAGGGCGACGCCTACGCCAAAGCCCTGGACGCCGCCGGCGTCCCCGTCACCCACCGTGTCTTCGAGGGCGTCGACCACTACTTCACCCACACCGGCCCGGTACCGTCCGGAAAGGAGGCCATCGAGCTGATGGCCTCCAGCCTGCGCACCGCGCTCAGCGCCTGACGCCGGCCGGCCCGCTGCTGCACGGTGCCAAGGCCGGTGACCTGTTCGGGCATCGGTGCCTGTTCCAGGTGGGCATCGCCGTCTTCACCCGCGCCTCGCTGCTGGGCGGACTCGCCCCGAGCGCGGGGCTGTTGAGCGGCGCCCGCTCCTGCGGGGCGTCGGCGCCGTGCTCGCCGCGCCCAGCGCGCCCACCCTGATCACCACGTTTTCGGTGGGCAGGTCACGCAACACCGCGATGGGCGTGTACGCGACGGGCGGGGTCGGCGCCACGGTCGGCCTGCTGCTCGGCGGCACGCTGACCGACGCGCTCGACCGGCGCTGGGTGTTCTTCGTCAACATCCCCATCGGCCTGGCCGTCCTCGCCGGTACGAGGTCCCTCGTCGAGGCCGAAGGTCGGCGAGGTCCGCAACGGCACCCGACCCGGCCGAACGCCGCCCCGGCCGCCTCGACGTGCCCGGCGCCGTCACCGGCGCGATCGGATGCCGCACACCGAACAACTTCGTGAACGCCGTCGTCAACGTCATGACCGTCATATCGACGCACTGCCTCCGTGTGGAACCTCGGACATCTGTTCGCCATCAAGCAGGGCGAACGGGCTGGGGATCACGGACGAACATGGGGTGGCACGCGGTGGACAGGCGGATCAAGAGGGCGGCGCTGGCCTGTCTCCTCCTCACGACGGTCTTTGCGACGGGCTGCGCAGCCGAAACCTCCGCGGACGCGTCCGCCGACTCCCCTTCCGCCGCCCCGGGCTCCTCCACACCGTCCACCCACGCGCCCCGCGGCGACGCGGGTGCACCCGCGGGCACCGCGGCGGCCTACCGCAAGTGGGGCATCAAGCCGCTGGCGGCACCGCCCGCCCCGCCCGCGGCCAAGCCGGTGGGGCAGGCGGCCGCCGGCAGCGGGGTGCCGGTGATCAGCGAGATACCCACCAAGGAGAAGATCGTCTTTCTCACGTTCGACGACGGTGCCGAGAAGGACCCGAAGTTCGTGACGATGATGCGGGAACTGAAGATCCCCTTCACGATGTTCCTGACGGACGCCGCCATCCGCGCCGACTACGGCTACTTCGAGCCGCTCCAGGGACTCGGCGACAGCATTCAGAACCACACGCTGACCCATCCGAACCTGCGCACCCTGGGCGCGTCCGCCCAGAAACTGGAGATCTGCGGCCAGCAGAAGAAGCTGAAGGACCGATACGGCACCGCGCCCCGGCTGTTCCGCCCGCCCTACGGCAACTGGAACGAGGACACCCGAGCCGCCGCGGCGTCCTGCGGCCTGGAGAAAATCGTCCTGTGGCGCGAATCCATGCAGATCAAGAACATGCAGTACCAGCGCGCGGACAAGAAGCTCCACCCCGGTGACATCATTCTGGCCCACTTCCGCGGACCGTCCGAGCTCAAGGGCACGACGATGACCGAGATGACGGCGAACATGCTGCGCCACATCCAGGAACAGGGCTTCACGGTCGCCCGCCTGGAGGACTACCTGTAGCCCCCACGGGCCGGACGACGCCGACGTCGGGCAGTGCCGCTGACGCCCGGGGAGACGAAGCCGGTGGCAATGAACCGGGTGACGTGCTCCTCCGACTCCCGGACGTCGAGCACGTGGAAGGCGTCGTCGGCGAACCACGCGACGTGCGGCACGCACGTTTCGGCGCGGCGCGATCCGCGCGGGTGCGCGCACGACGACGCCGGGCGAACCAGAGCGGTCAGACACTTTGGGGCGGGCCGTTCCCGCGGAACCATCCTCCGCGAGAGCTAGGATCCGTGCCATGGCCCTGACCATGAACGACGTGGAACGGTTCGAGGCGTCAAGGCCCCGCCTGGAGGCCATCGCCTACCGCCTCCTCGGCTCCGCCGGTGAGGCCGAGGACGCCGTGCAGGAGACGTTCCTGCGCTGGCAGGCCGCCGACGTCGGCCGCATCGAGGTCCCCGAGGCCTGGCTGACGAAGGCTCTCACCAACCTGTGCCTCAACCAGCTCACCTCGGCCCGCGCACGGCGCGAGACCTATGTGGGCCAATGGCTGCCCGAGCCGCTGCTCGCCGGAGACCCGATGCTCGGTCCGGCCGACACCGCCGAGCAGCGCGAATCGGTCTCGTACGCGGTTCTCACCCTCCTGGAGCGCCTCTCCCCCAACGAGCGGGCGGTGTACGTGCTGCGGGAGGCCTTCGACTACCCGCACCGGGAGATCGCCGAGATCCTCGACATCACCGAGGCCGCCAGCCAGCAGATCTTCCACCGCGCCAAGAAGCACGTCGCCGACGGCAAGGCCCGCGCCGAGATCGACGAGGACGCCGCCCGGCGGATCGTCGAGGAGTTCCTCGCGGCCGCCACCAGCGGCCGTACCGAGCCGCTCGTGCGGCTGCTCACGCAGGACGCCGTCGCGATCGGCGACGGCGGCGGGAAGGTCCCGGCTCGCGCCAAGGCGTTCGAGGGTGCTCTCGCGGTCGCGAAGTTCATGCGGGGGCTGTTCAAACCCGGCGCCGCCAAGCGCGCCCTGGTCGGCGGCTCGCCCGAGGTCTACGCCACGACGGCCAACGGCGCCCCCGCCGTCGTGGCGGTTCTCGACGGCCGAGTCATCGGCGTCATGTGCCTGGAGATCACCGCCGAGGGCATCGCCGCGTTCCGCAACCAGGTCAACCCCGACAAGCTCGCACGCGCGACCCGGCGATGGGCGGCTGCCGATCACGGGGAACCCCTGCTCAACGCCTTCTGACCCCGATGTGAGGTGCTTCACATCCCATTCCTGTCAGGAAACGGGGGGCCGCCCGGTTCAAGTGGCGAATCCGCTCAAGACAGGAGCAGGGAAATGCAGCATCGCATCGTCGTCCTCGGAGCCGGATACGCCGGAGCCATCGCCGCCGGCCGCGTCGCCCGGCGGCTGCGCCGAGAAGACGTCGCCATCACCCTTGTCAACGCCGAGCCCGACTTCGTGGAGCGGGTCAGGATGCACCAGCTCGCGGTCGGCCGGTCCCTCGCGCCCCGGCCCTTCAGCGAGATGTTCGCGGGCACCGGCGTCGAACTGAAGGTCGCGAAGGTCACCGGCGTCGACGTCGACCGCAAGACCGTCGCCGTCACCGACGCGAACGGCGCCGGCGAGCTGGAGTACGACACCCTCGTGTACGCCCTCGGCAGCGGCTGGAACGACCAGGGCGTCCCCGGCACCGCCGAGCACGCCCACGAGATCGCGAGTCGTCCCGGAGCGCTGCGGCTGAGCGAGCGTCTGGCCCGCCTGGACGCCGGGCAGTCCGTGGTCGTGGTCGGCGGCGGCCTCACCGGCCTGGAGGCCGCGACCGAGATCGCCGAGGCCCGCCCGGACCTCGACGTCTCCCTCGCCGCCCGTGGCGGGCTCGGCGACTGGCTCTCGCCCAAGGGCCGCGGGCACCTGCGGAAGGTCTTCGACAAGCTCGGCATCACGGTGCACGAGCACGCCGCCGTCACCGGTGTCGAGGCCGACCGCGTCGCCACCGTCGACGGCACGTCCATCCCGGCCGCGGTCACCGTGTGGACCACCGGCTTCGCCGTCCACCCGATCGCGCAGGCCACCGCCCTGGAGGTCACCGACACCGGCCGGATCGTGGTCGACGAGACCATGCGCTCGGTCTCGCACCCCGACGTGTACGCCATCGGCGACGCGGCCCTGGTGGCGGGCCCCGGCGACAAGCCGCTGCGGATGTCGTGCGCCTCGGGCGTCCCCACCGCGTGGCAGGCCGCCGACTCCATCGCGGGGCGCCTGACCGGCGGGAAGCTCCCGAACGTGCCGCTCCGCTACTTCAACCAGTGCATCTCGCTGGGCCGCAGGGAAGGCCTGATCCAGTACGTCACCGCCGACGACCGCGCCGTCCGGGCGGCTCTGACAGGACGACTCGCCGCCGTCTACAAGGAGTTGGTCTGCAAAGGCGCGGCCTGGGGCGTCGCCAACCCGACGCTCGGGATGCCGACCCGGCGCCGCCGCGTCGTCCCGGAGCCGGTCCGGGCGGGCTCGTCGGTCAAGGCGCCGGCCTGACGCACACATCGAAGCGGGCGCCCTCGACGCGAGGGCGCCCGCTTCGCCGTCGGTCGGCAAGCGCCCGCCCGAGAACCTCATCCACCTCGCCGCACTCTGCGGACACGTCGAGAAGGCGGCGCCACCGGTGGATCCGGGGACGCCGCCTTCTGTTCGTACCGTCACGGCACTAGCTTCGGCTCCACTGCTGGGTGGCGTTGCCCAGACCGGTCCACAGCTGGACCTTCGAACCGTTGGCCGTGCCCCAGCCGGTCACGTCGATGACCAGGCCGTTGGAGCGGTTGACGATGGTGCCGTCGACCCGGAAGGACCACTGCTGGCTGGTCTTTCCGTTGCAGGCCCACAGGATGAGCTTGGTGCCTGCGGTGGTGCCGTCGGCGTTCGCTGCGAGGCACTTGCCCAAGACGCGGAGTTCGCCCGCGGCGGTCTGCGTGATGGTCTGGTTCGCGTTCCCGGAGCAGTCGTAGATCTGCACCTGCACGCCCGTCTGGCCGTTCGGCACATCGAGGCAGCGGCCGGAGTTGGCGCCCTTCAGCGTGAAGGACGCGGCAGTCGGCAGGGGGTCCTGGACGAGCTGCCACTCCTGTGAGCCGTCGGTCGTCGACGACGCCAGGGTGACGGAGCCGCCCGCGGTCGCCCCCGTCATGTAGAGGCTGGTGTTACGGACCGAGCGGAGCCGGTAGTACCCGTCGGACGACGGGACGAGGGTCCACTCCTTGTCGGTGGCTCCGTCGTCGACCCACTGGGCCAGCTTCTGCCCCGCCGTCGCGCTGCCGGTCCAGACGGCGACCGCGCGGCCGCCGGACTTGTTGAGCAGCGTCACGTCGCTGCCCTTGGCGGCCAGATGCCAGCGCTGGGTGTCGGCGGTGGAGTCCGCCGCGCCCAGCACGAGGTCGGGGGTGTTGCCGGTGAGGTTCGCGTCCTGGGTCTTCCCGGACGCGGTGGTGAGGACCTGGCCGGTCAGCCGGTTGACGAGGCTGGAGTAGGCGCCGTCGGAGCGGCCGAGGTCGACCTCGGCGTACTTCACGGGGCCGACGCTGCCGCCGCTCCAGGACGCCTGGAGGATGAGCACGCGTCCCGTGCCGTCGACGTACTGGAGATTACGGCTGTACCCGGCGGCGATCGGCGTCTGGTACTGCTTCCATGTGCCGGTGCTCAGCCCGGACTCGTTCACCCAGACGCTGCCGCTGCCGGAGGCGTTGTAGACGATCCGGCCGTCCGGCATCGGGAGGAGCACCGGGCTGCCGCCGGTGGACAGCGCGTTCCCGCCCGAGGGCACGGGCAGGGAGGTGATCGCGGCGTCCGTGGCCGAGAAGAACTTCGTCGGGTCGTCGGAGATCCGGTAGCGGACGTTCGTCCCGCCGCCCCAGTACTCGTACGTCAGGAGCCACTTGCCGTCGGTCGTCGGGGCGATGGTCGTCATGCCCGGACGGCCGCCGCCGATCTCGGTCCTGCCGGCCACGCTCACCGTGGAGCCCGGGACGTCGACGACCGGGTCGCTCCAGGACGTGCCGCTGCCGCCGTCCCAGGTCCGGTGCACGAGGACCTGGCCGCCGGAGTCGGTCGCCGTGTCGTTGTCCGTGGCGAGGGTCGGGGCGCCGGTGCTGGTGCTGTAGCCGGTGTAGTCGTTCTCGTCGGAGTAGTAGGCGATGAGCTTGCCGTTGTGGGCGAGCAGGTGCGGTTCCCAGACGGGGTCGACCTGGGCGTGGGTGTTGGCCGTGGAGACGCGGCCGATGCTGCCCGCGCTGCCGCCCTGCCAGCCGCCGGCCGCGATGATGTTCTGGATGCTCCAGGTCGAGCCGTCGTCCGTACTGGCGTACAGGGCGAGCGCCACGTCCTTGCGGTCGCCGTCACCGGACGGCGTCCAGGAGGAGTCGGCGGCCTTCTGCTCCTCGTAGTAGTAGTCGTCGCCCGAGACGATGCTCGCGAGCAGCAGCGTGCCGGCGCTCAGGTTTCCGACGTCCTGCGGGAGCACGTAGAGATACGGGTTGGTCCAGTTGCTCGTGTACTTCGCGTACGCGGGGTCGCCGGAGAGGTAGGCGGGGGCCTTGACGTCGGCCAGCTTCGCCCACGTCGTGCCGTCGTCGTCGCTCTTGTAGACGGGCATCGTCTGACCCACCGGAGCGCTCTGACTGTTCTCGAACGCCGCCACGATCCGCCCGCTCGGCAGCTGGGCCGACTTCGGGTAGAGCACACAGGGGTTTGGAGCTGCTGCCGCTGGAGTGCGTTCGAAGGTGTTCAGGTGAGCGGGAGTGAGTGTGGGTGGTCTGTGTCGTGTCATGTGGTTCGGCCGTGGTGTCGGTTTCAGTGAGGAACTGACGTTCTCTCATCGAATGCGTGACCTTCACGGGCGACGCTCGTTTCCATGGCAAAAGGATCTTCGGGTGGGGCCGGGCGGGGGTGACGGGATGGGTGAGCTGAGGAGTGTGGCGGCGTCGTTCGTCGCGTCCGGTCCGAGTGGGGTGGCTGTCCGGACCCGTCTCAAGCACCTGGCGTCGGACGATGAGAAGGTGCTGCGTGTGGTGGGCGCGCATCTGGGGTCGCTGGCCTCGAAGGATCTCAAGGCGCGCTGCCGGGACGGCCTGGCGCACTCCGGCGATACGTGGGCGGTGCGTAAGCGGGAGCTGACGCCGTTCTCGTCGTCGCGGTGGGCGGGCAGTATCACCAAGGCCTCGCATGACCAGTGGGCGCTGGCCCGCCGCTGCCAGCTGGCCCACATCCAGAACCTGGAAGCCGGCATCCGCACGCTGACGCACCGACTGTCCCTGCCGATCGGGCAGAAGGGAACCAGACAGGCCCCGGGCGGTTACCGGTCCCGGCGGGAGTGGCATGCGAAGGCCCGGCGGCTGCGCGTGCTGGAGGACCGGCTGGCCGCCGTGCGGGCCGACCGCGAGGCCGGAGTTGTGCACGTCGTACGCGGCGGCAAGCGCCTGGCCCGTGCCCGGCACCACCTGGAGGCGGCCCAGCTCACCGAGTCCGGATGGCGGAGACGCTGGGAGGCGGAACGCTGGTTCTGCCAAGCGGACGGTGAGCCCGGCAAGCGCTACGGCAACGAGACGATCCGCGTCAGCCCCGACGGCGAGGCGAGCATCAAACTTTCCGCACCGCTCACACATCTGGCCAACGCCCCGCACGGACGGTACGTCCTGGCCTGCCGGGTCACGTTCGCGCACCGGGGCGCCGAGTGGGCGGACCGCGTCGCGGCCAACCGGGCGATCGCCTACCGCATCCACTACGACATGGGCCGGGACCGCTGGTATGTGACCGCCTCCTGGCAGCTCCCGCCCACCCCCACCCTCCCCATCGAGGCCGCGCTCGCCCACGGGGTGATCGGCGTCGACATGAACGCCGACCATCTGGCCGCCTGGCGCCTGGACATCCACGGCAACCCGACCGGCGCCCCGCACCGTTTCGTCTACGCCCTTTCCGGTACCGCCCAGCACCGGGATGCCCAGGTCCGCCACGCCCTCACCCGCCTCCTGCACTGGGCCCGCGCGTGCGGTGTGAAGGCGATCGCGGTGGAGGATCTGGACTTCGGCGCGGAGACGACCCGGGAGAAACACGGCCGCAAACGCTTCCGGCAGCTCATCTCCGGCATGCCCACCGGGAAGCTCCGCGCCCGGCTGGCCTCGATGGCCGACGCCACGGGTATCGCGGTCATCGCCGTCGACCCGGCCTACACCAGCCGGTGGGGCGCCCAGCACTGGCAGAAGCCCCTCACCCCCACAACCCGCACAACCACTCGCCACGAGGCTGCTGCCGTGGCGATCGGAAGGCGCGCCCAGGGACACCCGATCCGGCGACGGACGGCACCGCCCCCACAGCACCGGAGTGATGCGGTGGGGCATCGGACCGCCCAGGCCAGACGGGATGTTCCTGGGCGTGAGGGAACCCGCCCCCGCATCCCCGGACCACGGACACGATCCGTGCCGCCCGGACGCGGAGCGAACGCGGGCAACCAGAACGCCCAACACCGTCCGGGGCGTTCGGCCGAGCTTGGGTTCTGGCAACAGGACTCACTCCCGCTCAGTCTCTAGGAACGGTTTCGCAGGGTCGTGGGTCACGCGGTATTGACGCGGCGGCGAACGGACGTCGAGGTCCGCAGTACGAGTTCCGTGGCCAGTTCGATGCGCGGGGATGCTGGCTGCCTGCCCTGGGCGAGATCCAGGAGCACCCGGGTCGCCTCACGCCCCAGTTCCTCGAACGGCCGGCGCACCGCGCTCAGCGGCGGGCAGGCCATGGCCGCCACCAGAGTGTCG
Coding sequences within it:
- a CDS encoding sugar ABC transporter permease; amino-acid sequence: MAMRGRRARARAAESDAAPTADRRGDGRRGRDGRGWHTGGLGAYAGAIRRRLPEGALGPVPALLGLGVTWMVFQGLNDNFLSPRNLSVLSVDIVGTGMIAVGIVFVLLIGEIDLSVGSLAGLAGAMFAALNVNLGMSEWLAVVIAVICGTAAGALHGFTIAKVGVPAFVVTLAGLLAWNGLMLILLGTETSINFSEDGLVATLTSRYFGAPVVTYGLAALATAVYLLVSYRDRRRRGAAGMPCRPVGEIWARTGLLAVTAFTAVYVLGRFEGLPLALLIFLGVVVVSDLFLRRTPYGRQILALGGGVEAARRAGVDVTRVRISVFMVSGTLAAVGGLFVASQLTSASQVPGSGTLLINAIAAAVIGGTSLFGGRGSTWSALLGVLIIQSIASGMALLGVDPPAQFMITGGVLYTAVVFDALARRAAETRGPD
- a CDS encoding ATP-binding cassette domain-containing protein, with the protein product MPGQPLLALRGVSKRFAAVQALVDVELEIRAGEVVALVGDNAAGKSTLVKVISGVGPADKGVIEWQGGAVQIKRPQDAQVLGIATVYQDLAMCGNLDVVGNLFLGREIHRLGILDEVEMERRTRELLHTLSIRIPDVRVPLATLSGGQRQVVAITRLFLGAPRLLLLDEPTASLGVEQTGQLLDLIEELRDQGLGVLLISHNMGDIKAVADRVAVLRLGRNNGLFDVNTTSQEQIIASITGAADNAASHRPTRPEEAWP
- a CDS encoding sugar ABC transporter substrate-binding protein, encoding MDLRVSLQALMGRSLTRAAVAASVAAGLALTGACGGGGAGGDDSLTVGLLLPGGGASRFGQFDRPLIERKLKELCPHCPAAFAATPDPAVQRQQLESMITRGVDVLIIAAVDPELLRPSVEAAHRAGIPVVAYDRLAQGPIAGYVTFDGAKVGRLQGEGLLKAMGAKARGGQIVMMNGATTDPNADWFKRGALSVLKGKVKIGKSYDTVGWRPENAFVNMKGAVAALGAGNIDGVLAANDSLAGAAVSALNATEVRPLPPITGQDADLAAVRRIVRGDQYMTVYKPYKPAADAAVEMAIALGRGKSVESIATGTVDNATTKDIPAVLLPSVSVTVGNIKDTLVKDGMYTIAQICPPQLRSACDKAGLT
- a CDS encoding alpha/beta hydrolase, which gives rise to MSFSPGIQARGIQLLLSGMMTRVHEDLRFADIPKRTESLRVETGAGPVTCTVYRPPATTDTPTAPAPVYVNFHGGGFIVGRPEQDDHICRYIAAEAGCVVINVDYAVAPQRPFPAAVTQAYDVVEWVAENGPAHDWDGSRLAVGGHSAGANLTAAVCRTARDRGTFSPRLQIIDSAPLDQLADPSTKLSPIAKPLLAPHLIRVFTAAYVPDPADRAHPLVSPGLADDLAGLPPALVITAEHDRLRDEGDAYAKALDAAGVPVTHRVFEGVDHYFTHTGPVPSGKEAIELMASSLRTALSA
- a CDS encoding MFS transporter, translating into MLAAPSAPTLITTFSVGRSRNTAMGVYATGGVGATVGLLLGGTLTDALDRRWVFFVNIPIGLAVLAGTRSLVEAEGRRGPQRHPTRPNAAPAASTCPAPSPARSDAAHRTTS
- a CDS encoding polysaccharide deacetylase family protein, which translates into the protein MGWHAVDRRIKRAALACLLLTTVFATGCAAETSADASADSPSAAPGSSTPSTHAPRGDAGAPAGTAAAYRKWGIKPLAAPPAPPAAKPVGQAAAGSGVPVISEIPTKEKIVFLTFDDGAEKDPKFVTMMRELKIPFTMFLTDAAIRADYGYFEPLQGLGDSIQNHTLTHPNLRTLGASAQKLEICGQQKKLKDRYGTAPRLFRPPYGNWNEDTRAAAASCGLEKIVLWRESMQIKNMQYQRADKKLHPGDIILAHFRGPSELKGTTMTEMTANMLRHIQEQGFTVARLEDYL
- a CDS encoding RNA polymerase sigma-70 factor, which gives rise to MALTMNDVERFEASRPRLEAIAYRLLGSAGEAEDAVQETFLRWQAADVGRIEVPEAWLTKALTNLCLNQLTSARARRETYVGQWLPEPLLAGDPMLGPADTAEQRESVSYAVLTLLERLSPNERAVYVLREAFDYPHREIAEILDITEAASQQIFHRAKKHVADGKARAEIDEDAARRIVEEFLAAATSGRTEPLVRLLTQDAVAIGDGGGKVPARAKAFEGALAVAKFMRGLFKPGAAKRALVGGSPEVYATTANGAPAVVAVLDGRVIGVMCLEITAEGIAAFRNQVNPDKLARATRRWAAADHGEPLLNAF
- a CDS encoding NAD(P)/FAD-dependent oxidoreductase translates to MQHRIVVLGAGYAGAIAAGRVARRLRREDVAITLVNAEPDFVERVRMHQLAVGRSLAPRPFSEMFAGTGVELKVAKVTGVDVDRKTVAVTDANGAGELEYDTLVYALGSGWNDQGVPGTAEHAHEIASRPGALRLSERLARLDAGQSVVVVGGGLTGLEAATEIAEARPDLDVSLAARGGLGDWLSPKGRGHLRKVFDKLGITVHEHAAVTGVEADRVATVDGTSIPAAVTVWTTGFAVHPIAQATALEVTDTGRIVVDETMRSVSHPDVYAIGDAALVAGPGDKPLRMSCASGVPTAWQAADSIAGRLTGGKLPNVPLRYFNQCISLGRREGLIQYVTADDRAVRAALTGRLAAVYKELVCKGAAWGVANPTLGMPTRRRRVVPEPVRAGSSVKAPA
- a CDS encoding RICIN domain-containing protein, giving the protein MLYPKSAQLPSGRIVAAFENSQSAPVGQTMPVYKSDDDGTTWAKLADVKAPAYLSGDPAYAKYTSNWTNPYLYVLPQDVGNLSAGTLLLASIVSGDDYYYEEQKAADSSWTPSGDGDRKDVALALYASTDDGSTWSIQNIIAAGGWQGGSAGSIGRVSTANTHAQVDPVWEPHLLAHNGKLIAYYSDENDYTGYSTSTGAPTLATDNDTATDSGGQVLVHRTWDGGSGTSWSDPVVDVPGSTVSVAGRTEIGGGRPGMTTIAPTTDGKWLLTYEYWGGGTNVRYRISDDPTKFFSATDAAITSLPVPSGGNALSTGGSPVLLPMPDGRIVYNASGSGSVWVNESGLSTGTWKQYQTPIAAGYSRNLQYVDGTGRVLILQASWSGGSVGPVKYAEVDLGRSDGAYSSLVNRLTGQVLTTASGKTQDANLTGNTPDLVLGAADSTADTQRWHLAAKGSDVTLLNKSGGRAVAVWTGSATAGQKLAQWVDDGATDKEWTLVPSSDGYYRLRSVRNTSLYMTGATAGGSVTLASSTTDGSQEWQLVQDPLPTAASFTLKGANSGRCLDVPNGQTGVQVQIYDCSGNANQTITQTAAGELRVLGKCLAANADGTTAGTKLILWACNGKTSQQWSFRVDGTIVNRSNGLVIDVTGWGTANGSKVQLWTGLGNATQQWSRS